One Hordeum vulgare subsp. vulgare chromosome 4H, MorexV3_pseudomolecules_assembly, whole genome shotgun sequence DNA window includes the following coding sequences:
- the LOC123446703 gene encoding high molecular mass early light-inducible protein HV58, chloroplastic-like produces the protein MTTMVALSSFAGAAAVGRPASYSPALPRRRALLVRAQTEPDIEPTKETTSASTSSPSPSPTPSPVAPKPKPKANPSVWDALAFSGPAPERINGRLAMVGFVAALSVEAARGGGLLDQAGSGAGLGWFLTTAAVFSVASLVPLLQGQSVESKNSGVWSADAELWNGRFAMLGLVALAVTEFITGTPFVNV, from the exons ATGACGACCATGGTTGCCTTGAGCTCCTTCGCCGGTGCTGCCGCCGTCGGCCGCCCCGCCTCCTATTCTCCGGCGCTGCCGCGTCGGCGCGCCCTCCTCGTCAGGGCCCAGACCGAG CCGGATATCGAGCCGACCAAGGAGACGACGAGCGCATCGACATCCTCCCCAAGCCCGAGCCCAACCCCAAGCCCGGTGGCGCCCAAGCCCAAGCCCAAGGCAAACCCCTCGGTCTGGGACGCGCTCGCGTTCAGCGGCCCAGCGCCGGAGCGCATCAACGGCCGGCTCGCTATGGTGGGCTTCGTGGCGGCGCTCTCCGTCGAGGCAGCGCGTGGCGGCGGCCTACTCGACCAGGCCGGCAGCGGCGCCGGGCTGGGATGGTTCCTGACAACCGCCGCGGTGTTTTCGGTGGCGTCGCTGGTGCCGCTGCTTCAGGGCCAGAGCGTGGAGAGCAAGAACAGCGGCGTATGGAGCGCCGACGCTGAGCTATGGAACGGCCGCTTTGCCATGCTCGGCCTCGTCGCACTCGCTGTCACTGAGTTCATCACCGGCACGCCCTTCGTCAACGTCTGA